The Nostoc sp. 'Lobaria pulmonaria (5183) cyanobiont' DNA window CGTCTGGAGGTGGATGGTTCAACTTCAACACCCTACGTTAGTTCTGGCTGTTTCGATTTGTATGGGTTAGAGCCAGAGTTGGTGATGGCAGGGACGCATAGCCTTTACACCATGCATCATCCTGATGATAATCCAGCTATTGCCCAAGCGATCGCCTACTCTGCCCAATATCTCACACCCTTTGAGCAAGAATGGCGCATTATCCTACCTTCAGGAACCGTGAAATGGATTCAATCTGCTTCTCGGCCAGAGCGACAAGCCGATGGCTCAATCATCTGGGATGGGGTGGTGATTGATATTAGCGAACGCAAACAGGCTGAAGCATCTCTAGCTAAAGAACGAGAGTTCTTGAATGCCATCATTCACAATATTACCGATGGGATTGTTGTTTGTGATGGTACTGGCAAATTGACTCTATTTAACAAAGCAACTCGTGAATTTCATGGTCTACCAGTAGAATCATTACCAGCAGAACAATGGGCAGAACACTTCGATCTCTATCAACCAGATGGTCAAACACCCCTATCAAAAACGGAAATTCCTTTGTTTCGCGCCTTGCAAGGGGAAATTGTCGAAAATGCCGAGATGGTAATTGCGCCGAAGCATGGTTTTACGAGAATATTGTTAGCTAGCGGACAAGCGATCTTCGATGCTTCGGGTGATAAACTCGGTGCAGTAGTTGTGATGCGAGATATTAGCGAGCGCAAACAAGCTGAACTTGCCTTGCAGCAAAAATCATTTGACTTAGAACAAGCGCTAACCGATCTACAAAACGCCCAATTACAAATGGTGCAAAGTGAGAAAATGTCTGCACTAGGCAACTTAGTTGCTGGTGTCGCTCACGAAATGAATAATCCTCTCGGTTTTATTGCTGCCAGTCTAAAACTTGCTAAACCTACCCTTATTGATGTAGTTGAACACTTAAAACTTTATCAATCAAGCTTGCCCAATGTGAATGATGAAATCAAAGACCATGCCGAAGAAATTGACTTGGATTATAGCTTAGAAGATTTGCCCAAGATGATTGATGCCATGTCGATGGCGTGCGATCGCCTGAAAAATATCAGCACCAGTTTACGAACTTTCTCGCGTGCCGATAAAGATTATAAAGTACCGTTTAATATTCACCAAGGTATCGACAGCACGATTTTAATTTTGAAACATCGTCTCAAGGCTAACGAGCAACGTCCAGCAATTGAAGTGATAACTGAATACAGCATTTTACCTCAAGTTGAGTGTTTCCCTGGACAATTAAATCAAGTATTTATGAATATCTTAGCAAATGCTATTGATGCCTTGGAAGAATCAAATATTGGCCGAAGTTTTGACGAAATTAAAGCAAATCCAAACTGTATTACAATTACCACTACAGTAGAAAATAATCTAGTTAGAATTACAATTGCCGATAATGCAAAGGGTATAGATGAGCTGCTAAAACAAAAAATATTTGACCATTTATTTACGACAAAAGCTGTCGGTAAAGGCACAGGATTAGGATTGGCGATCGCTCGTCAAATCATTGTAGAAAAACATGGCGGAGCGATCGCGGTGAATTCTCAACTTGGCGAAGGAACTGAATTTGTGATTCAGCTACCGTTATCGCCATAACTAAATCTTATTTGTTAGTTCTGGTATCAGATGGAGTCTGAATCCCCATCTGATTTGTCTCCTTGTCCCCTTCTTCAAGCTTTCCCCACTACCACCGAGTTTTTCGCCAAAAGTTCGACTGCTGCTTGATATTGCAGATCCGCTTCGGTGCCAATCTGTTCGCGGTTAATGGCTGGTTGGAAAATAACTTTATCCGGCTTAATACCTAGTTTGTGAATATCTCGGTGTTCAGGAGTTTCATACTTAGCAATTGTCACTGCCAAGCCCGAACCATCTGATAATTCAAACAAGGATTGAATTAATCCCTTGCCAAAGGTGGTTTCGCCTACCAACTGGGCGCGATGGTTATCTTGGAGTGCACCAGCGAGAATTTCACTGGCACTAGCAGTTCCTTGATTCACCAAAATCACCAGAGGATCTTTGGTCAGGGCTGGCCCAAGGGCTTCAAAACTACCCTGAATGCCTTGTCGGTTAACAGTGTAGACGATAATCCCAGAATCTAACCACAGACGGGCGATTTCAATTCCTGATTGCAATAACCCCCCAGGATTATTTCGTAAATCTAGAATGTAGGCAGCAGCGCCTTTTTTTTCTAGACTAGAAATAGCGTGTGCCAATTCCATTGAAGCGTTGGCATTAAATTGTGTCAGACTTAGGTAGCCGATGGGTGTACCCTCAGCAGAAACACGCAAATCTGAAACCACAGGGTTAAGGGCAATGCGATCGCGTGTCAGTCTAATTTCCGTTTCTGCCTCTCCATCCCGTTCGATCGAGAGAGTCACAAGGCTGCCACTCGGCCCGCGCATTCTGGTTGCAGCTTCATCAAGGGTGAGATTTTCTGTGGAAACGCCTTCAATTTTGAGAATGCGATCGCGTGGTCGAATCCCCGCTTTATCTGCTGGGGAACCAGCGATAGGAGCCACTACTTCCAACTTCCCATTCTCAGGATTCAAGGCAATTTGCAATCCCACCCCAGTTAGTTCCCCAGAAGTATTGACCTGCAAGCTGCGGTACTGTTCTGGATCTAAAAAACGGGTAAAAGGATCGTCGAGGCTCTTGAGCATCTTCCCAATTGCCGCATAAGTGGCATTTGAGTCTGCCAGTGGCTTCTCCAGAACCTTTTGCCGCACAGCTGCCCAATTTTGATCGTTAAAGGTCTCATCTAGATAAGTGCGATTAACAATTCGCCAAACTTCCGAAACCAGCTTTTGTTCCCCCGTCAAAGCCACCGCCGACTGAGTAAGCGTACCCAACACCAAGCAAAACGCCATTAACAGTGAAAATCCAACCCGAAAGACTTGTTTGTTCATGAACCCCATTATCAATTCCACCTCAACCCAAATTGTCTAGATAATGCCCACTTCCCCTGTTGTTGATGAAATCTATCTCTCGATTATGTTACTTTTTTTATAGAAGTGGTGCATTTTTCTCATCAAGTTGTTCAGTCAACTGATGCATCGTATCCACTCACCAAAGGATAAAATCTACTTTGTGTCCACCATTTTGTGTGTAGGGGCGTAAAGAGATCGCAATATATTCCATCTTTACAGAGTGTAAAGTTTCTGAAGTCTCTTAGCACGCCAAAAGGCCAAAAGCAAACAAAAAAACTCCCCTTTACTAAAATCCCAAAATTGCTATTTGGGAGAGAAGTCTGAGCGAAGGCTTCTGCCGATTCAGAACTTCGGGATTTATCAACCGCAACCGATTCTTAGGAACTTGAGATTGTATGGCCAACGTTTCCGACTGGTTTGAGGAACGCCTGGAGATTCAGGCACTCGCTGAAGACGTTACTAGCAAGTACGTCCCTCCCCACGTCAATATCTTTTACTGCCTGGGTGGAATTACCCTGGTTTGCTTTCTCATCCAGTTTGCCACTGGATTTGCCATGACGTTCTACTACAGGCCAACAGTCACTGAAGCTTTCTCCTCAGTGGAGTACATCATGAATGAAGTAAACTTCGGTTGGCTAATTCGCTCCATCCATCGCTGGTCTGCCAGCATGATGGTATTGATGATGATTTTGCACACTTTCCGGGTTTATCTCACTGGTGGTTTCAAAAAGCCCCGCGAACTGACCTGGATAAGTGGTGTGATCCTGGCTGTGATTACCGTTTCCTTCGGAGTCACCGGCTATTCTCTACCTTGGGATCAAGTTGGCTACTGGGCTGTGAAAATCGTTAGCGGCGTACCAGAAGCAATTCCCGTGGTTGGAGTGCTGATTTCCGACCTGCTGCGCGGCGGTTCTAGTGTTGGTCAAGCAACACTAACTCGTTACTACAGCGCACACACATTTGTACTGCCTTGGTTGATTGCAGTATTCATGCTGTTTCACTTCTTGATGATCCGCAAGCAAGGCATTTCCGGGCCTTTGTAATCTCAGCTATTAGCGAAAGGCAACATTTGTTAGTTTTCAGATCGAGTTGTTTGTTTTAAACTTATGAAACACAATAAATTAATTGCACATAAGTTACAAAAAATAAATACTTGTATCTGAAGCTGAAAGCGATAGAAAACCTTCAGGCGGATGACTGAAGATATAGAAAAGCTGTTTCTTGCCTGTTGGTTGCCTAGTCGCTGATAGCTTTCACAAATGCTTTAATTTAACTTAAGCAGGAGAGCACATTTCAAAATGTCAACACAAAAAAAACCTGACCTGAGCGATCCTCAGTTAAGAGCCAAACTCGCTAAAGGCATGGGTCACAACTACTATGGTGAACCCGCTTGGCCTAATGACTTACTTTACGTCTTTCCAATTGTGATCATGGGTTCCTTCGCTGCGATTGTAGCTCTAGCTGTGCTAGATCCTGCAATGACGGGTGAACCAGCAAATCCTTTCGCCACACCATTGGAAATTTTGCCAGAGTGGTACTTGTATCCAGTCTTTCAAATTTTGCGATCGCTTCCTAACAAACTTTTAGGAGTGTTAGCAATGGGTTCCGTACCAGTAGGTCTAATCCTCATTCCCTTTATTGAGAACGTCAATAAGTTCCAAAACCCCTTCCGCCGTCCAGTTGCAACCACAGTATTCCTCGTTGGTACTCTTGTCACCTTGTGGCTGGGTATTGGTGCTGCTTTGCCATTGGATAAATCTTTGACCTTGGGACTATTCTAAATTAGTCACCAGAAAGTGCTTTGACGCCTGTGAGTTTCAAGAGTAGATGCAGATGTGCTTTTGAAAACAATCAACAGGCGTCAATTTTAACAAAAGAGCCAGAAGCCAGAATTCAGAATTAAATTCTGAAAGCAAAAGCTAATAGGGCTACGCGAACTCGTTTTGCGTAGCCTACTATTAAGCAAGCTAGCAAGAGCATCTGAATAAAAGGGTTTAAGTCCCCCACTAAATATGCTTTTATTAGTGGTCAATAATATAGTGGGAGATGTGAATACCCCGCTGATTGCATTCTGAATTCTTCTTTAATAGTTTCAGACTGCATCTGGGATCTGAAGTTTTGGATAGAAAATCTATTCCAAAATCTCCAATCAGCAAAAGTCAACAAATACAAAGATTTCTTACTTACTTAACTTAAGTTGCTAGTTACAACCCTCAGAATGCCAAAATCGTTCATGTTTTGTATTTTGGTACATAGAAGATGTCAATTTAGATTTTTTTATATCAGAGAAATTTTGCGAACAACGCAGAATTTAATAACTAGCAACTTGGGTTTACTTATATTCAACTCACAGTTAATGCTTAGTATAGTGCAGCAAGACCATCTGACGGTTAAGAGCGAACTCAGGCTCTTAAACCAGGTGCAAGAATGGTTTGAGCAATTTTGTCTGCAACACTTGTCTCAACTTGGCTGGTCAAAAACCCAACTCGATCGCCTCAATTTAGCATTAGCAGAAGGTTTTACCAACGCTGTTCGTCACGCTCATCATGCTTTACCCCCGGAAACAAGCATTGAGATTAACGTTTATCTGTGGATTGACCGACTAGAAATTAGAATTTGGGATTATGGAAAACCTTTCAATCCTGATGCGATCGCAGAGCCAGCCCCAGGTACTCTGCAAGTAGGTGGGTATGGATGGTTTCTCCTTCGGCGGTTGGCTGACCGGGTTGTATACGAACGTGGTGCGGATGGTAGAAATTGCCTGCTCATTGTCAAATACTCTGTAGAAGCACAAAAATAACAGTGAAATAGTCAAGGATAAAGGAAGGTAAGAATACTTCTGATGTCAATTTTGGCTTGTGAGCGCAGCCAGAGTGTAGGGAAGAAGGAGTATCGACAAAATACGAGGACTTGTCTTCTCTACAACACTCTCTTGCTAGCTCGATCGTACTTAGGAGTCAGAAAATAAAACTTCTCCTATAGTCGTCACCAAGCTAATAAAAACTTTGCTCAAAATTGAGCGACTCACTTTAAAATAGAGCCGTTACTATTGAAATACATAGTTATTTGATTGATAAAAGTATACTCCTCTTTGAATATTATTTGACTAAGAGTAATATGTTTTTTCCGTGAAATTGCTTATTCATTATGATTTTTTTGTAAAATCTTAAATAATATTTTTGTATAAAAAAAATTAGTGAATATAGTAAAAATAGCATTCGAGTTACACAAGCTCCCTTGTTAAGATTTGTCAGCAGTGTTGAGAGTCTTAATTTTTGTTCTCCAACAAGTGCCATTTAGTGCTTAAAGAGATAGACAGAATAGGGGACATATGACTAAGACAGCCCTAATTACAGGAATTACTGGTCAAGATGGCTACTATCTCAGCCATTTGCTCCTCAACCGTGGTTATCGAGTTGTTGGATTAGTACCCCCACATCGACAACCTAATTTGACAAAACTGGGAATACTGGCAAATCAGGTAGAAATTTTTACGGTTGATTTGAGGGATAATGCGGCGTTGTTGACCGCAGTTGAACAACTGCGTCCCCAAGAAATTTACAATTTGGCAGCTCCCAGTTTTGTACCCGACTCCTGGAACGACCCATTGGGAACCCTTGATTTAATAACTGGTACAGCTACTAGGCTCTTGGAAGCAGTACGAAAAGTTGGTTTGTCTACCAGATTTTATCAAGCCAGCAGTTCAGAAATGTTTGGCGATGTATTCCTCTCGCCTCAAGATGAGGAAACCGCTTTTCGCCCCAAAAATCCTTATGCTGCGGCTAAAATGCACGCCCATTGGACGATGGTGCATCACAGACAGCGCTATGGACTATTTGCCTGTAGCGGCATTTTATATAATCACGAGTCTCCTCTACGTGCACCTCAGTTTGTCACACGCAAAGTTTCTTTGGCAGCTGCATCAATTAAATTGGGTTTAACTGACACTTTAGAAATCGGTAATCTCGATGCCCAACGTGATTGGGGCTTTGCAGGTGATTATGTAGAGGCTATGTGGCTGATGTTGCAAATTGATGAACCAGAAGAATATGTGATTGGCACTGGTAAACTACATAGTGTTAGAGATTTAGTTGCCACAGCCTTTGAGTCAGTGGGATTAGATTGGACGAACCATGTAGTATTAAATACTAGCTTGTTGCGGCAAGATGAGCATTTTCAACTAGTAGCCAACCCCAGCAAAGCTAAAAGAAATCTCGGCTGGGAACCCCAAGTAAGCTTTGAGGAACTTTTAGAAAAAATGGTAAAAACAGATTTAGAACGGTTACAAAGCGGCGTGATCGCACCCTTCTCGCGAGTATAAATAATCTAAGATGCACATCACTACAGTGATAAAAAAACTGAATTTAGGTGGTAAAGTTAACAAAAAAACTAACCATGTCTTCGTCTTTTTAGAAATTTTTGCTCACGAAGGTGGTATTCAATCGTATATAAAAGATATTTTTCGCGCCTATCTGGGATTGAGCCAAGATTATAAAGCAGAAGTTTTTTTACTGCGAGATAGTGCTGATAGCTTAAATCCGTTTGAAGACGAGAACTTAAAATTTCATTACTTTAAAAATCAGTCTCCCTATTTGGGGAGATTGCAAATGGCAGCAGCTTTACTGAAGTGTCTGTTGCAAAGCCGTCCGCAGCAAGTTTTCTGCGGTCACATTAACTTAGCAGTATTAATCCAAACACTTTGCCAGCCCTTGGGGATTCCTTACACCGTGCTAACTTACGGTAAAGAAGTCTGGGAACCGTTGAAAAATCAGGAACGTCGCGCCCTGACATCAGCAGCAGGAATTTGGACAATTAGTCGCTACAGCCGCGATCGCGCTTGTGTTGCTAATAGTCTAAACCCGAAAATGGTACAAATGATACCTTGTGCAATTGATGGGGATAAATTTACTCCTGGTTCCAAACAACCAGAATTAGTCCAGAAGTATGGCTTAACTGGTGCGAAAGTGTTAATGACAGTAGCGCGGTTATGGTCAGGAGATATTTACAAAGGTGTAGATGTCACCATTCGGGCAGTACCACAAATCGCTCAGGTTTTTCCAGAAGTGAAATATTTAGTAATTGGTCGCGGTGATGACCAACCGCGATTAGCTGAACTTGCAGAAAATTTAGGTGTGAGCGATCGCGTTGTGTTTGCTGGTTTTGTTGCCACAGAAGAATTAATGGAACATTACCGCCTTGCTGATGCCTATATTATGCCTTCGCAAGAAGGCTTTGGCATAGTTTATCTAGAAGCAATGGCTTGTGGAGTACCTGTATTATCCGGTGACAACGATGGTTCTGCTGATCCCTTGCAGGATGGTAAACTGGGATGGCGAGTACCACACCGCAGTCCTGATGCTGTAGCAGCAGCTTGTATAGAAATGCTTCAAGGGGATGACCAGCGATGTGATGGAGAGTGGCTACGAAAACAGGCGATCGCTTTGTTTGGCATAAATGCCTTCCAACAACACTTGCAAAAAATGCTGCTATCCTCAGTAATGAAGCGCATTTGAGTCCAAATAACAAATAAAAAATGACTCATAGACTGAGTCATAAACTAATGACTAAAATCGCTATCCTAGAAGGAAAGCAGGACGATATTTAAAAAATGAGCTTTAAGTCATTTCAATTGAATCTTTTAAATCTCCGCCCTTGGCTCACCCTGCTGGCAGTTATTTTGTTGCTGGCATCAGTGGGCTTGGGTTGGTTGGTTAATTCATTGCTAATTATTTTCGGGTTGCTGTTGTTGGCACCTATTGCGGCTTTTTTTGGCTTTCGCTGGTGGCTGCAACGCAACTTGGTTGCCGATGGCTGTCCCGTCTGTGGATATGAATTTACAGGTTTAAATAACAGTCAGTTGCAATGTCCTAACTGTAAGGAGTTACTGTTAGTACAAAATAGTCATTTTCAGCGCTTCACACCAGAAGGCACAATTGATGTCACAGCTGTCGAAGTTCCAGCCAAATCACTGGAAGAATAGTCATTAGTCATTTATCCTTTGCTAATGACTAATGACGACTATTTATTTTTTTGCGAGATTGAGAGGGTGTAAGTATACTGTTGCGGGGATAGTTCGCCTACATACAGTGAGTATTTTCCTGGCTGCCAATAACCAGAAAGTTCTGACTTACCTCCAGAATAACTATCTGCTAGTACACAAAAGCGCCCCCCAGGCCCATCGATCAACAGTGTTGGCTTCCCTTTACTTTCTACTGCTAATCGCAAATAAGGCAGTGACTCTGTAACTTGGATAACTTGATTAGGTTCACTGGTAATATTACCACAATTACTTTTGACAGTTCCCCCAGACTTTCCGTTCAAAATCAATGGATCTGGTTGGGAATTCCGATTAATTTGGATTGTTGGTGTCTGTGCCAAATTAGCCTCAGTGAAAACCAAACTCATCGCCAAAGCTGTGGGAATAATTGCAAGTAGCCTAAGCGTCTTCATTTTAATTAATGCTCCAGATTTTTTTAGAGCAATATTGTTATACAGTCTGATCTATATAGACGACAGCAATCCGTCTTAGTTCCAAAAGCTGCCGTATAAAGCAATACCAGTCCGTTAATAATTATTTGTGAAGATTTAATAGGTGTATATCTGTAGAGATGTTGCATTGCAACGTCTCTATAATTGATGTCTGGAAGGCAACAAAAAAACATTAGGACTTACGCAATAACTCTCTGAAACTCTTATTCTTTTGTGTCCTTTGCGTCCTTTGCGGTTCGTTTTTTCATTATTTTGCGTAAGTCCTGAACATAATTTTTCCCTGTCCAGAAAGGTCTGGCACTCACAGACATTAGCTAAAATCACTAAGACAACCACCAAAAATAGAATTTGGTTGGTCTATTGTTGAATAAGTATGCTAATGAGGTAGGAAAGATTGATGAATCCTCAACCAGAAGAAGACTTACAGCGTCGCCTCAGTCAGCTAGAGGCAGAGATTAATTCCCCGCCTGGGGTAGTTTCACAAGAACAAAAACAAACGCCTCAGTCTGTTTTTGCCAGCTTCAACTTGCAACGGGAGCGATTTCAGATTTGGTTCAACAGCTTATCTAATGTGAAAAAGCTGGTAGTTTCGGGTGTGACGGTACTAGTAGGCTTGGCGATACTGCAAGCAGTGTTTAAACTAGTTGCATCTGTAATCAGTCTGGCACTTTTGGCAGTGTTAGTGTATGTTGGATACAAATTTTTTGTGTCTGGTAGCTTTCAACGCAAGCAATAAGTTGATATGCATTTACTTTGCATGCCTGGAGTTATGAGAGTCAGGAGCCAGAATACAAAGGCTTCTGACTTATAACTCCTAAATCCTATTTCAATATGCTTTTCTTCTTGCTGATTAGCTGAGTCTATTTTAATTGTGCCGATCGCGGCGTAGAAATAATATCAAAGGAACCTATACGATGACCTCACCAATTGTCAGGAGAACTAGTAATCAATCTGGTCAGTCAAAAAAATCGGAAAGAGCCAATTCGCTACTGCTAGCAAGTAGACGTTTTGCTGCTTGGGCGGCTGAAATTACACTAGTGGTTACTAGTGGGTTGATTCCCTTCGGCATTGGTGTCTATGCCAATTCTAGAAGCGATCTGAACCGAGTGCCGCTTAACCCCGTGCTGGTAGTTACAGAAAGAGCGATCGCCAGACCCCTAGCTCTACCTGTGAGCTATGGCATCCGTAACGTCGCATGGCCGACTAATATTTTGTGGACAATCGCCTTGTTAGCGCCTGTAACTCTCTCGTGGTGGCAATTGTATTTATTAGCGAAGACTGGTAGCACAATTGGGAAACGTTGGTTAAAAGTGCGGGTTGTCAACGAGCAAGAAAAGCCACCTGGATTGGGGGCAGTTGTGATTAGAGAAGGCGTTGGGCGTTGGACTGTACCCATTTCCATCGCCTATCTGCTGTGGCGCTACAGCTTTGCTTTTCCGAATTTAGGATTATTCACATTTTTGTCTTTATTAATGATTGTGGGTGAAGGGATAGGCTTACCGTCGCGTCGGGGGCGTCGCGCATTCC harbors:
- the petD gene encoding cytochrome b6-f complex subunit IV, which codes for MSTQKKPDLSDPQLRAKLAKGMGHNYYGEPAWPNDLLYVFPIVIMGSFAAIVALAVLDPAMTGEPANPFATPLEILPEWYLYPVFQILRSLPNKLLGVLAMGSVPVGLILIPFIENVNKFQNPFRRPVATTVFLVGTLVTLWLGIGAALPLDKSLTLGLF
- the petB gene encoding cytochrome b6: MANVSDWFEERLEIQALAEDVTSKYVPPHVNIFYCLGGITLVCFLIQFATGFAMTFYYRPTVTEAFSSVEYIMNEVNFGWLIRSIHRWSASMMVLMMILHTFRVYLTGGFKKPRELTWISGVILAVITVSFGVTGYSLPWDQVGYWAVKIVSGVPEAIPVVGVLISDLLRGGSSVGQATLTRYYSAHTFVLPWLIAVFMLFHFLMIRKQGISGPL
- the ctpA gene encoding carboxyl-terminal processing protease CtpA, with translation MGFMNKQVFRVGFSLLMAFCLVLGTLTQSAVALTGEQKLVSEVWRIVNRTYLDETFNDQNWAAVRQKVLEKPLADSNATYAAIGKMLKSLDDPFTRFLDPEQYRSLQVNTSGELTGVGLQIALNPENGKLEVVAPIAGSPADKAGIRPRDRILKIEGVSTENLTLDEAATRMRGPSGSLVTLSIERDGEAETEIRLTRDRIALNPVVSDLRVSAEGTPIGYLSLTQFNANASMELAHAISSLEKKGAAAYILDLRNNPGGLLQSGIEIARLWLDSGIIVYTVNRQGIQGSFEALGPALTKDPLVILVNQGTASASEILAGALQDNHRAQLVGETTFGKGLIQSLFELSDGSGLAVTIAKYETPEHRDIHKLGIKPDKVIFQPAINREQIGTEADLQYQAAVELLAKNSVVVGKA
- a CDS encoding ATP-binding protein, with protein sequence MLSIVQQDHLTVKSELRLLNQVQEWFEQFCLQHLSQLGWSKTQLDRLNLALAEGFTNAVRHAHHALPPETSIEINVYLWIDRLEIRIWDYGKPFNPDAIAEPAPGTLQVGGYGWFLLRRLADRVVYERGADGRNCLLIVKYSVEAQK
- a CDS encoding GDP-mannose 4,6-dehydratase, yielding MTKTALITGITGQDGYYLSHLLLNRGYRVVGLVPPHRQPNLTKLGILANQVEIFTVDLRDNAALLTAVEQLRPQEIYNLAAPSFVPDSWNDPLGTLDLITGTATRLLEAVRKVGLSTRFYQASSSEMFGDVFLSPQDEETAFRPKNPYAAAKMHAHWTMVHHRQRYGLFACSGILYNHESPLRAPQFVTRKVSLAAASIKLGLTDTLEIGNLDAQRDWGFAGDYVEAMWLMLQIDEPEEYVIGTGKLHSVRDLVATAFESVGLDWTNHVVLNTSLLRQDEHFQLVANPSKAKRNLGWEPQVSFEELLEKMVKTDLERLQSGVIAPFSRV
- a CDS encoding glycosyltransferase, which encodes MHITTVIKKLNLGGKVNKKTNHVFVFLEIFAHEGGIQSYIKDIFRAYLGLSQDYKAEVFLLRDSADSLNPFEDENLKFHYFKNQSPYLGRLQMAAALLKCLLQSRPQQVFCGHINLAVLIQTLCQPLGIPYTVLTYGKEVWEPLKNQERRALTSAAGIWTISRYSRDRACVANSLNPKMVQMIPCAIDGDKFTPGSKQPELVQKYGLTGAKVLMTVARLWSGDIYKGVDVTIRAVPQIAQVFPEVKYLVIGRGDDQPRLAELAENLGVSDRVVFAGFVATEELMEHYRLADAYIMPSQEGFGIVYLEAMACGVPVLSGDNDGSADPLQDGKLGWRVPHRSPDAVAAACIEMLQGDDQRCDGEWLRKQAIALFGINAFQQHLQKMLLSSVMKRI